From Oscillospiraceae bacterium CM, a single genomic window includes:
- the alr gene encoding alanine racemase yields MSHMQMRTWAEVSLKNIEHNYKAMKARLSDKTRFLGIVKADAYGHGAVPVAKLLEALGCDYLGVACIDEALQLRENGVTLPILIMGYTSPQFVHELVDNALTQTVYSLEMAESVSRAAQQLGKSLKVHLKADSGMGRLGFTCHSGRDPYQDMLTVLKLPGLSVEGIFTHFAVSDTRGDVFTKQQFDDFKALVDKLEDSAGIRFAIKHCANSGAMINYDWTYFDMVRPGLSLYGHYPDKDTGGLDLLPAMALKTRVAQIKVVEAGDTISYGRIYSAPEKKKIAVITIGYADGLHRVLSGKMDVLVRSHRAHQVGRICMDMCMIDVTGLDDVTVGDEVTIFGRDGDSFIPVEEPARLAGTISYELLCAVSPRVPRVYLK; encoded by the coding sequence ATGAGTCATATGCAAATGAGAACATGGGCGGAAGTCAGCCTAAAAAATATCGAACACAACTATAAAGCCATGAAAGCGCGTTTAAGCGATAAAACGCGCTTTCTCGGCATTGTCAAAGCCGACGCGTACGGCCACGGTGCCGTTCCCGTTGCCAAGCTTCTCGAAGCGCTCGGCTGCGATTATCTGGGTGTTGCATGTATTGACGAGGCGCTTCAACTACGAGAAAACGGCGTCACGCTGCCAATTCTAATCATGGGCTATACATCGCCCCAGTTTGTCCATGAGCTTGTTGATAACGCCCTGACGCAGACGGTATACAGTCTGGAGATGGCAGAGAGCGTCTCCCGCGCGGCGCAGCAGCTCGGCAAATCGCTGAAGGTGCATTTAAAAGCTGACAGCGGCATGGGCCGCCTCGGCTTCACTTGTCACAGCGGGCGCGACCCCTATCAGGACATGCTGACTGTTTTAAAGCTGCCCGGCCTTTCCGTCGAGGGTATTTTCACGCATTTCGCCGTCTCTGACACACGCGGGGATGTCTTTACCAAGCAGCAGTTTGACGATTTTAAAGCCCTTGTGGACAAGCTGGAAGATAGTGCCGGCATCCGTTTTGCGATTAAGCATTGCGCCAACAGCGGTGCGATGATAAACTATGACTGGACATATTTTGATATGGTGCGCCCAGGCCTGTCCCTCTACGGCCACTATCCAGACAAGGACACAGGAGGCCTTGACCTGTTGCCCGCCATGGCACTTAAAACGCGCGTGGCACAGATAAAAGTCGTTGAGGCGGGTGACACGATCAGTTACGGCCGCATTTACTCGGCGCCGGAAAAGAAAAAAATCGCCGTCATCACGATTGGTTATGCCGACGGTCTGCACCGCGTTCTTTCTGGCAAGATGGATGTTTTGGTGCGCTCTCACCGAGCCCATCAGGTCGGCCGCATCTGCATGGATATGTGCATGATCGATGTAACGGGGCTTGATGACGTCACTGTCGGCGACGAGGTGACAATTTTCGGGCGGGATGGGGATTCTTTTATCCCGGTTGAAGAACCGGCGCGCCTCGCCGGGACGATATCCTACGAGCTTTTATGCGCCGTCTCACCGCGCGTACCGCGCGTCTATTTGAAATAG
- a CDS encoding type II toxin-antitoxin system PemK/MazF family toxin, whose amino-acid sequence MGVKRGDIYYADLSPVVGSEQGGLRPVLIVQNDTGNKHSPTVIAAAITSQINKARLPTHIELEAKSYGLTKDSVVLLEQIRTIDKRRLKERMGSLDERLMNQVDNAIAVSFGLG is encoded by the coding sequence ATTGGAGTAAAAAGAGGAGACATCTATTACGCCGACCTGAGCCCCGTCGTTGGGAGCGAACAGGGCGGCCTGCGGCCTGTGCTCATCGTGCAGAATGACACGGGAAACAAGCACAGCCCGACTGTAATCGCCGCGGCGATTACCTCGCAGATAAACAAAGCACGCCTTCCGACCCACATCGAGCTGGAGGCAAAAAGCTACGGGCTTACAAAAGACTCTGTGGTGCTTTTAGAGCAGATCCGCACGATTGACAAGCGGCGGCTCAAGGAGCGCATGGGTTCGCTGGATGAACGGCTGATGAATCAGGTTGACAACGCCATCGCCGTGAGCTTTGGACTTGGATGA
- a CDS encoding spore coat protein, translated as MNTNQATSLLNEQQILQDSLISEKHMTDSYNLYAGECINQQLRSTMLNILNDVHQIQSDIFSTMQSHGWYQVEPAEQQKIQKARQKFSAS; from the coding sequence ATGAACACAAATCAGGCCACCTCGCTCTTAAATGAACAGCAGATTCTGCAAGATTCGCTCATCAGCGAGAAGCATATGACGGACAGCTACAATCTTTACGCTGGTGAATGCATCAACCAGCAACTGCGCTCAACGATGCTCAATATTTTAAACGATGTCCATCAAATACAGTCCGATATTTTCTCAACCATGCAGTCACACGGCTGGTATCAGGTTGAACCGGCCGAGCAGCAGAAAATTCAGAAAGCACGACAGAAGTTTTCCGCAAGTTAA
- a CDS encoding NAD(P)H-hydrate dehydratase: MKLCTAAQMREMDHIAIDRLGVPSTLLMTNASRAVAEAAMALLGEAGTAAVFCGSGNNGGDGVAAAVALIKHGCTVRVFLTGNRSKMTPDTVEMVRRLEEAGGVLEDFDDAPDVGVYVARCGVIIDAMFGIGLNTPLRGASLDAVRLINSAAARVVSADIPSGVEADTGRILGVAVRADVTVTFTYPKPGQYIEPGCTVCGDVRVVPIGIPDELVQALETDCHTVANGDISLPRRRPDTHKGDYGRDLIIAGSVGFTGAPVLAARAASAMGAGLVFLGVPEDVYTIAAVKCVEEMVFPLPAQNGQLATSAEGPILDRLKSCDVCLLGPGLGRSEAISELVTAVIRRSAVPLVLDADGINALSANIDVLDEARCPVILTPHDGEYLRLGGDLSDGDRLTSARSFATDHNCILVLKGHRTIIALPDGTAYINTTGGPSMAKGGSGDVLSGMIAALIGQKFPLKDAVLAAVFLHGQSGDRCAARFGEYAVTASDLIGMLPDVTKAVTTNE; this comes from the coding sequence TTGAAGCTGTGTACCGCCGCGCAAATGCGCGAAATGGATCATATCGCCATCGACAGGCTTGGCGTGCCGTCGACGCTTCTCATGACGAACGCCTCGCGCGCCGTTGCCGAAGCGGCGATGGCTCTGCTGGGTGAAGCCGGAACGGCCGCTGTTTTCTGCGGCAGCGGCAACAACGGCGGCGACGGCGTGGCCGCCGCCGTCGCGCTTATAAAACACGGCTGCACCGTTCGCGTTTTCTTAACGGGCAATCGCAGCAAAATGACGCCCGATACAGTTGAAATGGTACGCCGCCTCGAAGAGGCCGGCGGCGTTTTAGAAGATTTCGACGACGCGCCGGACGTCGGCGTATATGTGGCGCGCTGTGGCGTCATAATTGACGCGATGTTCGGCATCGGCCTGAACACCCCGTTGCGCGGGGCATCTCTTGACGCAGTCCGGCTCATCAACAGCGCCGCAGCGCGCGTTGTCTCAGCCGATATCCCTTCCGGCGTCGAGGCTGATACGGGGCGCATTTTGGGTGTTGCCGTCCGCGCCGACGTGACAGTCACGTTCACCTATCCCAAGCCGGGCCAATATATTGAGCCCGGCTGCACGGTTTGCGGCGATGTCCGCGTCGTCCCGATTGGCATCCCGGACGAGCTCGTTCAAGCGCTTGAAACGGACTGCCACACTGTTGCAAACGGCGATATTTCGCTGCCGCGCCGCCGCCCCGACACGCACAAAGGCGACTATGGGCGCGACTTGATCATAGCGGGCAGCGTTGGTTTTACGGGTGCCCCGGTGCTTGCCGCCCGCGCCGCTTCCGCCATGGGAGCCGGGCTTGTTTTTCTCGGCGTACCGGAGGATGTATATACCATCGCCGCTGTCAAATGCGTGGAGGAGATGGTGTTCCCTCTGCCCGCTCAGAACGGGCAATTGGCAACATCGGCCGAAGGGCCTATTCTCGACCGGCTGAAATCGTGCGACGTTTGCCTTCTCGGCCCTGGCCTTGGGCGTTCTGAGGCCATATCCGAGCTTGTCACAGCAGTTATCCGCCGGTCTGCCGTCCCGCTCGTTCTTGACGCTGACGGCATAAACGCTTTGAGCGCGAATATAGATGTATTGGACGAGGCGCGCTGTCCCGTCATTCTCACCCCGCACGATGGCGAGTACCTTCGGCTCGGCGGTGACCTCTCCGATGGCGACAGGCTCACGTCCGCGCGCTCGTTTGCAACGGATCACAACTGCATATTGGTACTCAAAGGCCACAGGACGATCATCGCCCTGCCGGACGGCACGGCTTATATCAACACGACGGGCGGGCCCTCAATGGCCAAGGGTGGCTCGGGCGACGTGCTCTCCGGTATGATTGCCGCTCTTATCGGGCAGAAATTTCCTTTAAAAGACGCGGTTCTCGCCGCTGTCTTCCTCCACGGGCAATCCGGCGATCGCTGCGCGGCGCGGTTTGGGGAATACGCCGTCACAGCGTCCGACCTCATCGGCATGCTGCCGGATGTGACGAAAGCGGTCACGACAAACGAATAA
- a CDS encoding spore coat protein: protein MANLTSKELSALEDQVGQEQTLVKKYQAMATMCKDTQIQQCLNDYAGRHQQHVNSLVSFLQ, encoded by the coding sequence TTGGCAAATCTCACGTCGAAGGAGCTGTCGGCCCTTGAAGATCAGGTCGGGCAGGAACAGACGCTCGTCAAGAAGTATCAGGCGATGGCCACTATGTGTAAAGACACACAGATTCAGCAGTGCCTCAACGATTATGCAGGCAGGCACCAGCAGCATGTTAATTCCCTAGTCTCATTTTTACAGTAA
- the pheS gene encoding phenylalanine--tRNA ligase subunit alpha, whose amino-acid sequence MKQQLEKLKSEALSAVASSETPAALETARVRFLGKKGEITVILKQMGGLSAEERPVIGQLANQVRADIEEAIEEHAARIEAQELTARLEREALDVTIPGTKVAVGHRHPMSIVLDEAKDIFIGMGFSVAEGPEVELSVYDFDRLNIPVGHTVREWHDTFYITEDETVHLRCQTSPVQVRVMERQTPPIRIISPGRVYRKDEVDATHSPMFHQIEGLVVDRGITMGDLKGTLNALVGKLYGEGTQTRFRPHHFPFTEPSCEVDVQCFACGGAGCRVCKGEGWIELLGAGMVHQKVLSGCGIDPEVYAGFAFGIGLERMTMLRYSIDDMRLIFENDMRFLSQF is encoded by the coding sequence ATGAAACAGCAGCTTGAAAAACTCAAAAGCGAAGCTTTGTCCGCGGTCGCGTCGTCGGAAACGCCTGCCGCGCTGGAGACGGCGCGCGTTCGTTTTCTCGGAAAAAAGGGCGAAATCACGGTGATTTTAAAGCAGATGGGCGGCCTTTCAGCCGAGGAGCGGCCTGTCATCGGCCAACTGGCCAATCAAGTTCGCGCCGACATTGAAGAAGCGATTGAAGAGCACGCTGCGCGCATCGAGGCGCAGGAGCTCACGGCGCGCCTTGAGCGCGAAGCGCTTGATGTGACGATACCCGGCACGAAAGTCGCCGTCGGCCACCGGCACCCGATGTCGATTGTCCTTGACGAGGCGAAGGACATTTTTATCGGCATGGGCTTTTCCGTCGCGGAAGGGCCGGAGGTCGAGCTGTCCGTTTACGATTTTGATCGTTTGAATATCCCTGTCGGCCACACGGTGCGTGAATGGCACGACACGTTTTATATCACAGAGGATGAAACCGTCCATCTCCGATGCCAGACGTCGCCCGTTCAGGTGCGCGTGATGGAGCGGCAAACGCCGCCCATCCGCATCATTTCGCCCGGCCGCGTTTACCGGAAGGACGAGGTGGACGCCACGCATTCCCCTATGTTCCACCAGATCGAGGGCCTCGTCGTTGACCGCGGTATCACCATGGGTGACCTGAAAGGCACGCTCAACGCGCTCGTCGGTAAACTTTACGGAGAAGGGACGCAGACACGTTTCCGCCCGCATCATTTCCCGTTCACAGAGCCGTCGTGCGAGGTTGACGTGCAATGCTTCGCCTGCGGCGGAGCGGGCTGCCGCGTCTGCAAGGGCGAGGGCTGGATTGAACTCCTCGGCGCCGGTATGGTGCACCAAAAGGTGCTCTCCGGCTGCGGCATCGACCCAGAGGTCTACGCCGGCTTTGCCTTCGGCATCGGGCTTGAGCGCATGACGATGCTGCGCTACAGCATTGACGACATGCGCCTCATCTTCGAAAATGATATGCGCTTTTTGTCTCAGTTTTAG
- the pyrF gene encoding orotidine-5'-phosphate decarboxylase: MSFDILQEKILARNNPTVVGLDPKPDYIPPFILEKHIAEKGETLAAAADAFVEFNRGLIDAVCDIVPAVKPQSAYYELLGFEGVRALKETADYAKSKGLYTIADIKRNDIGSTAEAYSAAYLGSVTVGTRQLFPFDFDAVTVNAYLGSDGVKPFIETCRQNNKAIFGLVKTSNPSSAELQDLMVHDRRVYTVVGELLEGLSSDTVGAYGYSCVGAVVGATYPEELRYLREHLSKTFFLVPGYGAQGGSASDVAHAFSEKGRGAIINSSRAIICAWRKTGHDGRDFAEAARAEALSMRDALRAVIHMA; this comes from the coding sequence ATGTCATTTGATATTCTGCAGGAGAAAATTCTGGCACGCAATAACCCCACCGTCGTCGGCCTTGACCCAAAACCGGATTATATCCCGCCATTCATCCTAGAAAAGCACATCGCCGAAAAGGGCGAAACGCTGGCAGCCGCAGCCGATGCGTTTGTGGAATTCAACCGCGGTCTGATTGACGCCGTCTGTGACATTGTTCCAGCCGTTAAGCCGCAGTCGGCTTATTATGAGCTTCTCGGCTTTGAGGGTGTGCGGGCGCTGAAGGAAACAGCAGATTACGCGAAATCCAAAGGACTGTACACCATTGCCGATATCAAACGCAACGACATCGGTTCAACGGCCGAAGCCTACAGCGCCGCCTATCTCGGCAGTGTGACAGTCGGTACACGCCAGCTTTTCCCGTTTGACTTTGACGCGGTGACGGTTAATGCTTATCTTGGCTCAGACGGCGTGAAGCCTTTTATCGAGACGTGCCGCCAAAACAATAAGGCCATCTTTGGGCTTGTCAAAACGTCCAACCCATCCAGTGCGGAGCTGCAGGACCTGATGGTTCATGACCGCCGGGTCTACACTGTCGTCGGCGAGCTTCTGGAGGGACTTTCTTCAGATACCGTAGGTGCATACGGCTATTCGTGTGTCGGCGCCGTCGTTGGTGCAACGTATCCGGAAGAGCTGCGTTATTTGCGTGAGCATTTGAGCAAAACGTTTTTCCTTGTTCCCGGTTATGGCGCGCAGGGTGGCAGCGCCAGCGATGTCGCGCATGCCTTCAGTGAAAAAGGCCGCGGCGCCATCATCAACTCCTCCCGCGCGATCATCTGTGCCTGGCGGAAAACAGGCCACGACGGCCGCGATTTCGCCGAGGCCGCCCGCGCGGAAGCCCTGTCCATGCGCGACGCGCTCCGCGCTGTTATTCATATGGCTTAA
- a CDS encoding dihydroorotase — MLLIQNGRVVGFGAQEPSRRDIFINKGKIAPLSDMPKDLRDVTVLDAAGCIVAPGLVDMHVHLRDPGQTDKEDLLSGALAAAAGGVTTVACMPNTSPVIDTADSVRDIVLRAKKAAVNILPYAAVTVGQKGTALSDFAAVKAAGACALSDDGVPVMNAAVLRRAMLEAKNNGLFISSHCEDADLVKNYAVNDGAVSRRLGMPGRPAVAESLMAARDVMLAHETGSRLHIAHVSAAETVHIIRRAKALGISVTAETCPQYFTLTEDEVLRQGALARVNPPLRTETDIEAVIEGLCDGTLDAIATDHAPHLSAEKARPLPDAPSGMVGLETSLALSLTALCHTGRMSVGTLIRLMSENPAKILGLSKGRLDVGSCADVVIFDPDEAWTVDSGRFYSKSRNTPFNGMSVKGRVKYTLVAGEIVFKETDHVI, encoded by the coding sequence ATGTTATTGATTCAAAACGGGCGCGTCGTCGGCTTTGGCGCGCAGGAGCCGAGCCGACGCGACATTTTTATTAATAAAGGCAAAATTGCGCCATTGAGCGACATGCCGAAGGACCTTCGAGACGTCACGGTGCTTGACGCCGCCGGTTGTATCGTCGCGCCCGGCCTTGTCGATATGCATGTCCATCTGCGTGACCCCGGCCAGACCGACAAAGAAGATCTTTTGAGCGGTGCACTGGCCGCTGCTGCAGGCGGCGTGACAACTGTTGCCTGCATGCCCAACACCTCCCCCGTCATCGACACGGCCGACAGCGTTCGTGATATCGTTTTACGGGCTAAAAAGGCTGCCGTCAACATCCTGCCATATGCGGCCGTAACAGTCGGGCAAAAAGGGACGGCACTATCCGATTTCGCCGCTGTCAAGGCCGCCGGTGCCTGTGCTTTATCGGACGACGGCGTGCCGGTCATGAATGCCGCTGTTTTGCGCCGCGCGATGCTGGAAGCGAAAAATAACGGGCTTTTCATCAGCAGCCACTGTGAGGACGCCGATCTGGTGAAAAATTACGCCGTCAACGATGGGGCCGTTTCCCGCCGTCTCGGCATGCCGGGCCGACCTGCCGTCGCCGAGTCTTTGATGGCGGCGCGGGACGTGATGCTTGCGCATGAAACGGGCTCCCGTCTGCACATCGCGCATGTCAGTGCCGCCGAAACCGTTCATATCATCCGCCGGGCCAAGGCGCTCGGCATTTCTGTCACGGCTGAGACGTGCCCGCAATATTTCACACTGACGGAAGACGAAGTGCTCCGTCAGGGCGCGCTGGCCCGCGTCAATCCCCCGCTCCGGACGGAGACGGACATTGAGGCTGTGATTGAAGGCTTGTGTGACGGGACGCTCGACGCCATCGCCACTGACCACGCGCCGCACTTGTCAGCAGAAAAAGCGCGCCCTCTCCCCGACGCGCCAAGCGGCATGGTCGGGCTTGAGACGTCCCTCGCCCTTTCACTGACGGCGCTTTGCCACACTGGCCGCATGTCAGTCGGAACACTGATCCGCCTGATGAGCGAAAACCCTGCCAAAATCCTCGGTCTTTCTAAAGGCCGTCTCGATGTCGGCAGCTGCGCCGACGTCGTCATCTTCGACCCGGACGAAGCGTGGACGGTTGACAGCGGCCGTTTTTACTCCAAAAGCCGCAACACACCGTTTAACGGCATGTCTGTCAAGGGCCGTGTCAAATACACCCTTGTCGCTGGGGAGATTGTTTTTAAGGAGACTGACCATGTCATTTGA
- a CDS encoding YtxH domain-containing protein, translating into MTRAGFVKGMTIGVMTGTALGMVLAPRSKNTKSAAGKALKAAGEVIDNITGMWS; encoded by the coding sequence ATGACAAGAGCAGGGTTTGTGAAAGGTATGACGATCGGCGTCATGACGGGCACCGCCCTCGGTATGGTCCTCGCGCCGAGAAGCAAGAACACAAAAAGCGCTGCCGGTAAGGCGCTCAAGGCTGCCGGAGAAGTAATTGACAACATCACCGGTATGTGGAGCTGA
- a CDS encoding MTH865 family protein → MDVRQTIKGQIVGALKNASFPIATPEALLAAFPNGADTTCQAGDLKVTAGEAGKLLKADDFPFQSAEDVGETIVSRAGL, encoded by the coding sequence ATGGATGTTCGTCAGACAATCAAAGGCCAGATCGTCGGTGCGCTTAAAAACGCATCTTTCCCAATCGCGACACCGGAAGCTTTGCTGGCTGCCTTTCCTAACGGTGCGGATACAACATGCCAGGCCGGGGACCTGAAGGTGACAGCCGGAGAGGCCGGCAAACTGCTCAAGGCCGACGATTTTCCGTTTCAATCGGCTGAGGACGTCGGCGAGACGATTGTCAGCCGTGCTGGTTTGTAA
- a CDS encoding response regulator transcription factor: MENKTLVMIVDDEGSICNFMSAVLTSNDFNVIKAATGKEAISMAASHVPDLILLDLGLPDMDGLEVLKTIRQWTGLPIIVVSARGHEREKVEALDLGADDYITKPFGTAELLARIRTALRHCLKSTESSVLEKGKFAVGDLEIDFEKRLVALSGKELHLTPIEYKILVLLSKHAGKVLTHDFIIKEVWGPYTSDTFLSEVQALRVNMANIRRKLEINPAEPRYIDTEVGVGYRMVED; this comes from the coding sequence ATGGAGAATAAGACACTCGTGATGATTGTTGATGACGAGGGAAGCATCTGCAATTTCATGTCTGCCGTGCTAACATCAAATGATTTCAATGTTATAAAAGCGGCAACAGGCAAGGAAGCTATTTCGATGGCAGCCTCACATGTACCAGATCTGATTTTGCTTGATCTCGGTCTGCCCGATATGGACGGACTTGAAGTCCTGAAAACTATTCGGCAATGGACAGGGCTTCCGATTATTGTTGTTTCTGCACGGGGACATGAACGTGAGAAGGTTGAGGCGCTTGACCTTGGCGCAGACGACTATATCACGAAGCCATTCGGAACAGCGGAATTGTTGGCTCGGATCAGAACTGCCTTGCGACACTGTCTAAAGTCAACGGAATCCTCAGTCCTTGAAAAGGGTAAGTTCGCCGTCGGAGACCTTGAAATCGATTTTGAAAAGAGACTCGTCGCCTTATCAGGAAAAGAGCTACATCTTACACCGATTGAATATAAAATCCTCGTGTTACTTTCAAAACATGCCGGGAAAGTTTTGACACACGATTTTATCATCAAAGAAGTCTGGGGGCCTTATACGAGTGATACATTTTTGAGTGAAGTACAAGCCCTTCGTGTAAATATGGCCAATATCCGGAGGAAACTGGAGATTAACCCCGCTGAACCACGGTATATTGATACTGAAGTTGGCGTCGGGTATCGGATGGTTGAGGATTAA
- a CDS encoding Crp/Fnr family transcriptional regulator — MKNFKCMKDLDLFQALNDTEKQQIIKLAKGRRYAKGDRIFAEGDPADTIFLVRYGKVLLYKCSEEGKEIALDILEENDIIGENTIFDDMFQTLNARALEETFVCRCYKNDFVKLLKNPEISIKLIKALTDRLNSYTNSMSDMAFCDVKNRVLNTLVRLSRKYGTVTPEGTQLTVRLSHEDIAHLVNASRVMVTNSINALRQEGRIISHQRRFILPTHHEDKVAAAGRKNSIL, encoded by the coding sequence ATGAAAAATTTCAAATGTATGAAGGATCTGGACCTGTTTCAGGCGCTTAACGACACGGAAAAGCAGCAGATTATTAAGCTGGCAAAAGGCAGGCGCTACGCCAAAGGCGACCGCATTTTCGCTGAGGGAGACCCGGCGGATACAATTTTTCTAGTGCGCTACGGCAAGGTGCTTTTGTACAAATGCTCCGAAGAAGGCAAGGAAATCGCGCTCGATATTCTCGAGGAAAACGATATAATCGGGGAAAACACGATTTTTGACGATATGTTCCAGACGCTCAATGCCCGGGCGCTGGAGGAGACGTTTGTCTGTCGCTGCTATAAAAACGACTTTGTGAAGCTATTGAAGAACCCGGAAATCTCGATAAAACTCATCAAAGCGCTGACGGACAGGCTCAACAGCTACACGAACTCTATGTCGGACATGGCTTTTTGCGATGTGAAGAACAGAGTACTCAATACGCTCGTCCGGCTGAGTCGGAAATACGGCACCGTAACGCCAGAAGGCACCCAGCTGACGGTTCGCCTCAGCCATGAGGATATCGCGCATCTCGTCAACGCCTCGCGCGTTATGGTGACAAATTCAATCAACGCGCTGCGGCAGGAAGGCAGAATCATCAGCCATCAGCGCCGCTTTATTCTGCCAACCCATCATGAGGATAAAGTTGCCGCTGCCGGCAGAAAGAATTCTATTTTGTAA
- a CDS encoding cation:proton antiporter, translating to MLLIFHNIYGSMLLLCIFALFTPVLSAKMKLFKIPTLILEIIVGIILGKSFLDLFASQHEQLRYLSEIGVLFFMLVLGLEINPDIIFRKSNGPKTTNPLVLVLIIFVSSLVISFAFGYILYHFGIIKNIYIISVIIAATAPGIVIPVLKENNISDTFYGQTIVLYMTISEVICLFLISSYSHLSLMGLVYNILIVLGIFVTVKVFKTVKDKVGDRYTTLKVNSFFNLESRFALAIMFIFATIFYMLNYDVVLGAYLAGITLAIVLKKSEKEVIHKQLDTIGFGFFIPLFFIITGSNLNIPAVFSSWNVIVLIPCLFGLMFLAKFIPAFLFTKVFGKKLAMHTGSLLAAQFSLLLIGSAIALENHIIDETFYSALVVTALISSLVLPVIFLKFINKNKQKLNLDSPAVSTSM from the coding sequence GTGTTATTAATTTTTCACAACATCTACGGCTCCATGTTATTGCTCTGCATTTTCGCGTTATTTACACCGGTCCTCTCCGCCAAAATGAAACTTTTTAAGATCCCAACCCTCATTTTGGAAATTATTGTAGGTATCATCCTTGGCAAAAGTTTTCTCGATTTATTCGCCTCACAGCATGAGCAGCTCCGTTATTTGTCGGAAATCGGCGTTCTGTTCTTTATGCTTGTATTAGGGTTAGAAATCAATCCTGATATTATTTTCCGTAAATCCAACGGCCCAAAAACAACAAACCCGCTTGTCTTAGTCCTCATCATCTTTGTCTCCTCACTTGTCATTTCCTTCGCGTTTGGTTACATACTGTACCATTTCGGCATCATTAAGAATATCTATATTATCAGCGTCATCATCGCGGCAACGGCACCCGGTATTGTCATCCCGGTTCTGAAAGAAAACAATATTTCGGATACCTTTTATGGCCAGACAATCGTGTTGTATATGACAATCAGCGAAGTTATCTGCCTATTCTTGATTTCCTCATACAGCCATTTGTCGCTGATGGGTCTTGTCTATAATATCCTCATCGTGCTCGGCATCTTCGTCACTGTTAAAGTCTTTAAAACGGTGAAAGACAAAGTCGGTGACCGCTACACCACCTTAAAGGTCAACAGCTTTTTTAACTTAGAATCGCGGTTTGCCTTGGCCATCATGTTCATCTTCGCAACAATTTTCTACATGCTCAATTATGATGTCGTGCTCGGTGCCTATCTGGCTGGTATCACGCTGGCGATCGTTTTAAAGAAAAGCGAAAAGGAAGTCATTCACAAGCAGCTCGACACGATCGGCTTTGGATTTTTTATCCCGCTCTTTTTTATCATCACAGGGTCAAATCTCAATATTCCGGCCGTTTTCAGCTCGTGGAACGTCATCGTGCTGATTCCCTGCCTCTTTGGTCTGATGTTCCTAGCGAAGTTTATTCCGGCCTTCCTTTTCACAAAGGTGTTCGGCAAAAAGCTTGCCATGCATACCGGTTCACTGCTGGCGGCGCAGTTTAGCCTTTTGCTGATCGGCTCTGCAATCGCCTTGGAGAATCATATTATTGACGAAACTTTCTACTCGGCGCTTGTTGTCACCGCTCTCATATCCAGCCTTGTGCTTCCGGTTATCTTCCTGAAGTTTATCAATAAAAATAAGCAAAAGCTCAATCTTGACAGCCCAGCGGTGTCAACCTCCATGTAA
- a CDS encoding enoyl-ACP reductase produces MGTLLENKNILIMGLRNKWSIAWGITQAAAAEGANLIFTCLSEREKEETEKLTAELGAFGVYICDISSDDNINATFDVIKEKYGVLHGVVHAIAHANPEDLTNDFIYTSREGFAHALDVSAYSLVAVSRKAKDLMTEGGGIVTLTYMGSEKVFTGYNVMGVAKAALEASVRYLASDLGPANIRVNAISAGPVKTMSAKGVKNFNTILTTTDEKAPLKRRVTIEDLGNAAVFYLSNLSSGITGEVTYVDCGFNIMGL; encoded by the coding sequence ATGGGGACTTTATTGGAAAATAAAAATATTTTAATCATGGGACTGCGCAACAAATGGAGCATTGCCTGGGGCATTACACAAGCCGCCGCCGCTGAGGGCGCCAATCTGATTTTTACCTGTTTAAGCGAGCGGGAAAAGGAAGAGACGGAAAAGCTGACAGCGGAGCTCGGCGCGTTCGGCGTGTATATCTGCGACATTTCGTCAGACGACAATATTAATGCGACTTTTGACGTCATTAAGGAAAAGTACGGCGTCCTCCATGGCGTTGTCCACGCGATTGCGCACGCCAATCCCGAGGATTTGACGAATGATTTCATCTACACCTCTAGAGAGGGCTTCGCCCACGCGCTCGATGTCAGCGCCTATTCTCTCGTCGCCGTTTCCCGTAAGGCAAAGGACCTGATGACAGAGGGCGGCGGTATCGTAACGCTCACTTATATGGGCTCGGAAAAAGTCTTTACAGGCTACAATGTTATGGGTGTTGCCAAAGCCGCCTTAGAAGCCAGCGTCCGCTATCTAGCGTCCGACCTCGGCCCGGCGAACATTCGCGTCAATGCGATTTCGGCAGGCCCTGTCAAGACAATGTCTGCCAAAGGCGTTAAGAACTTCAACACGATTCTGACGACGACCGATGAGAAGGCGCCGCTCAAGCGCCGTGTGACGATTGAAGACCTCGGAAACGCCGCCGTATTCTATTTAAGCAACCTCTCGTCCGGTATTACCGGCGAAGTGACCTATGTCGACTGCGGCTTTAACATCATGGGGCTGTAA